A single window of Halobacterium jilantaiense DNA harbors:
- a CDS encoding 30S ribosomal protein S17e produces the protein MAIKPDYVKKTGNILMERYEDAFSREDFEHNKEAVTELTNIESKNVRNRIAGYITHKRN, from the coding sequence ATGGCCATCAAGCCCGACTACGTCAAGAAGACGGGGAACATCCTCATGGAGCGATACGAGGACGCGTTCTCCCGGGAGGACTTCGAGCACAACAAGGAAGCCGTCACGGAGCTGACGAACATCGAGTCGAAGAACGTCCGTAACCGCATCGCGGGCTACATCACGCACAAGCGCAACTAA
- a CDS encoding UvrD-helicase domain-containing protein: protein MFDFVRGLFSSSAGRAESDEPPSERPEPDPPRDLPDTDVVIKGGDGDEGVAATRDELREWQSGYADDYRDYLTVEDALEAYQRAETALDRLAPIRENPGQFSSNAVEAAETLHEDIQRVREFVEHRDSYNEAWLDAMKAKHGDELNSYFGDGLTHTDQQFRAIFSNDNFNRVNAAAGTGKTTTFGRRVNFVLSEYDDVSASDLLAITFTRNGVSEMESELAETFDITGVEVSTINAYCKSVAEAQYPDIELVVGEAKTTEIAAIWRAICTSEQYSDAHDAFLSAWKDAQYDPNDYDVVRGVYEELTEKSGVTVGDESVPMDSIPEEGLAHEAIARFLVEHDLDYDYQVHLDWAHSASGGFVMDFRLVDAGTDETVYIEYCASEATRADRPAYRNSNSERPETVERLFEPNEHLDTDTSDRTGIVLDGDAILGTPSDELDWDDQRTRERFRGAVRERLAAAIEGTTVTPGTRLRGDDLADRVYDHKVLFRDVVETVETFITQARVREWDPERAASEVREYLDQAEDVDDGVPAFCRLALAAYKRFDAVFDNRTKTDFHGSVVLTRDLLDAGEVDDEFLYPYVFVDEMQDLNQVQFGVVRALADQIDDVRVFGVGDDWQSIFGFQGARPDLFIDYGDVLGAGDYEGLPDPVSVFTDDNPMLSSYDAFADTRLEDNFRCPNTVVDASNCVIRNNEIRTEKDPDGSPEGTPIDVHHLGCDTYEYKRNVSMRRKIESLVSESPHPPRDVQVLLRQQDGDPEFYYSLVDALPDAVDIRTAHDAKGSEAKHVIVPKVSEVGGYPSTKADRWVEPVKQPPDVYEAEAASYKLEEERRLFYVAVTRAVDRLDVLTVQGAESVFVEELPDHRCEHHRPLSDAELDEIETDYECRRPVSGSVDAKFNDNFATLDWDGRGLIDLNLYDATAEQTRRLDELAASGGRVTLANCGIQYRDPQDDDADYQRLQLQVDEDVTIES from the coding sequence ATGTTCGATTTCGTGCGCGGGCTGTTCTCGTCGTCTGCTGGACGCGCCGAGTCCGACGAACCGCCGAGCGAGCGCCCCGAACCCGACCCGCCACGCGACCTCCCCGACACAGACGTGGTAATCAAGGGCGGGGACGGCGACGAGGGAGTCGCGGCGACCCGCGACGAACTGCGCGAGTGGCAGTCGGGGTACGCCGACGACTACCGGGACTACCTGACAGTCGAAGACGCTCTCGAAGCGTACCAGCGCGCCGAGACCGCGCTCGACCGACTCGCGCCGATTCGCGAGAACCCCGGCCAGTTCAGTTCGAACGCGGTCGAGGCGGCGGAGACGCTCCACGAGGACATCCAGCGGGTGCGGGAGTTCGTCGAACACCGAGACAGCTACAACGAGGCGTGGCTCGACGCGATGAAAGCGAAACACGGCGACGAACTGAACAGCTATTTCGGGGACGGCCTCACGCACACCGACCAGCAGTTCCGGGCGATTTTCTCGAACGACAACTTCAATCGGGTGAACGCAGCCGCCGGCACCGGGAAGACGACAACGTTCGGTCGGCGCGTGAACTTCGTCCTCTCGGAGTACGACGACGTGTCGGCCAGCGACCTGCTCGCGATTACGTTCACGCGCAACGGCGTCTCGGAGATGGAGTCGGAGCTGGCGGAGACGTTCGACATCACCGGCGTCGAGGTGTCGACTATCAACGCCTACTGCAAGTCCGTCGCCGAAGCCCAGTATCCGGACATCGAACTCGTCGTCGGGGAGGCGAAGACGACCGAAATCGCCGCCATCTGGCGGGCAATCTGTACCTCCGAGCAGTACTCGGACGCGCACGACGCGTTTCTCTCGGCCTGGAAGGACGCCCAGTACGACCCGAACGACTACGACGTGGTCCGGGGCGTCTACGAGGAGCTCACCGAGAAGTCGGGCGTGACCGTCGGCGACGAGTCCGTTCCCATGGACTCGATTCCCGAGGAAGGGCTGGCTCACGAGGCGATTGCGCGGTTCCTCGTGGAGCACGACCTCGACTACGACTACCAGGTCCACTTGGACTGGGCGCACTCCGCGTCCGGCGGCTTCGTGATGGACTTCCGACTGGTCGACGCCGGGACCGACGAGACGGTCTACATCGAGTACTGTGCGTCCGAAGCCACGCGAGCAGACCGTCCTGCCTACCGGAACAGTAACAGCGAGCGCCCCGAGACCGTCGAGCGGCTCTTCGAGCCGAACGAACACCTCGACACCGATACCAGCGACAGGACGGGAATCGTCCTCGACGGCGACGCAATCCTCGGGACGCCCAGCGACGAGCTCGACTGGGACGACCAGCGGACCCGCGAGCGGTTCAGGGGGGCCGTCAGGGAGCGGCTCGCGGCCGCCATCGAGGGAACGACGGTCACACCGGGAACGCGACTCCGGGGCGACGACCTCGCGGACCGCGTGTACGACCACAAGGTGCTGTTCCGCGATGTCGTCGAGACAGTCGAGACGTTCATCACGCAGGCACGGGTCCGGGAGTGGGACCCCGAGCGTGCCGCCAGCGAAGTCCGCGAATACCTCGACCAGGCCGAGGACGTCGACGACGGCGTGCCGGCGTTCTGTCGCCTCGCTCTGGCGGCCTACAAGCGGTTCGACGCCGTCTTCGACAACCGGACGAAGACCGACTTCCACGGGTCCGTCGTGCTGACACGGGACCTCCTGGACGCCGGCGAGGTCGACGACGAGTTCCTGTACCCGTACGTCTTCGTGGACGAGATGCAGGACCTGAACCAGGTCCAGTTCGGCGTGGTTCGCGCGCTCGCGGACCAAATCGACGACGTGCGGGTGTTCGGCGTCGGCGACGACTGGCAGTCCATCTTCGGGTTTCAGGGTGCGCGACCCGACCTGTTCATCGACTACGGGGACGTACTCGGCGCTGGCGACTACGAGGGGCTCCCCGACCCGGTGTCCGTGTTCACCGACGACAACCCGATGCTGTCGTCCTACGACGCGTTCGCCGACACGCGCCTGGAGGACAACTTCCGGTGTCCGAACACGGTCGTCGACGCGAGCAACTGCGTCATCCGAAACAACGAGATTCGGACCGAGAAAGACCCGGACGGGAGTCCCGAGGGCACACCCATCGACGTCCATCACCTCGGCTGTGACACGTACGAGTACAAGCGGAACGTCTCGATGCGGCGGAAGATCGAATCCCTCGTCAGCGAGTCGCCACACCCGCCGCGGGACGTGCAGGTGTTGTTGCGCCAGCAGGACGGCGACCCGGAGTTCTACTACAGTCTCGTCGACGCGCTCCCGGACGCGGTCGACATCCGGACGGCACACGACGCGAAGGGGTCCGAGGCGAAACACGTCATCGTCCCGAAGGTGTCGGAGGTCGGCGGGTATCCGAGCACGAAAGCCGACCGGTGGGTGGAGCCGGTGAAACAGCCGCCGGACGTGTACGAGGCGGAAGCGGCGTCCTACAAGCTCGAAGAGGAACGCCGCCTCTTCTACGTCGCCGTGACGCGGGCGGTCGACCGGCTCGACGTGTTGACCGTGCAGGGTGCGGAGTCGGTGTTCGTCGAGGAGCTCCCGGACCACCGCTGCGAACACCATCGCCCGCTTTCCGACGCCGAACTCGACGAGATCGAGACCGACTACGAGTGTCGCAGGCCGGTCAGTGGGTCCGTGGACGCGAAGTTCAACGACAACTTCGCGACGCTCGACTGGGACGGCCGTGGCCTGATCGACCTGAACCTCTACGACGCGACGGCCGAGCAGACGCGGCGTCTCGACGAGCTAGCGGCCTCCGGCGGCCGCGTGACGCTCGCGAACTGCGGTATCCAGTACCGGGACCCGCAGGACGACGACGCCGACTACCAGCGGCTGCAACTCCAGGTCGACGAAGACGTGACAATCGAGTCCTGA
- a CDS encoding deoxyhypusine synthase, giving the protein MTDEDTRENVLPGSDEELDTEDVRGYDFRGEFDFFEMLDSYATTGFQATHLAEAVDITKEMRDEDATVYLTLTSNIVSSGLREVVAHMVREGYVDVIITTSGSLTEDVIKTAKPFKMGEWDVDEAALREEGINRLGNIFVPSDRYVWLEEYLYDFFDDFFDDELVRTPTEFAKELGETLDDEDSILKNAADNDVPVYCPALTDAEIGNFLYYYRQGSGPDVGIEILDDYDSLIEDGLLSDTTGLICVGAGVPKHHAIMTNLFRGGADYAVYISTGMEGDGSLSGAPPEEAVSWGKIKDEDAEPNYTQIEAEATLVLPLLVAGAFEDPRTE; this is encoded by the coding sequence ATGACCGACGAGGACACGCGCGAGAACGTCCTGCCGGGGTCCGACGAGGAGCTGGACACCGAGGACGTGCGCGGCTACGACTTCCGCGGGGAGTTCGATTTCTTCGAGATGCTGGACTCGTATGCGACCACTGGCTTCCAGGCGACCCACCTCGCCGAGGCCGTCGACATCACGAAAGAGATGCGCGACGAGGACGCCACCGTCTACCTGACGCTCACCTCGAACATCGTCTCCTCCGGGCTGCGCGAGGTCGTCGCGCACATGGTCCGGGAGGGGTACGTCGACGTCATCATCACCACGTCGGGGTCGCTCACCGAGGACGTCATCAAGACCGCGAAGCCGTTCAAGATGGGCGAGTGGGACGTCGACGAGGCCGCGCTCCGCGAGGAGGGCATCAACCGCCTCGGCAACATCTTCGTGCCGTCGGACCGCTACGTCTGGCTGGAGGAGTACCTCTACGACTTCTTCGACGACTTCTTCGACGACGAACTGGTCCGCACGCCGACCGAGTTCGCGAAGGAGCTCGGCGAGACCCTCGACGACGAGGACTCCATCCTGAAGAACGCCGCCGACAACGACGTGCCGGTCTACTGTCCCGCGCTGACCGACGCCGAAATCGGGAACTTCCTCTACTACTACCGGCAGGGCAGCGGGCCCGACGTCGGCATCGAGATTCTCGACGACTACGACTCCCTCATCGAGGACGGGCTGCTGTCGGACACCACGGGCCTCATCTGCGTCGGCGCGGGCGTCCCGAAACACCACGCCATCATGACGAACCTCTTCCGGGGCGGTGCCGACTACGCCGTCTACATCTCCACGGGCATGGAGGGCGACGGCTCGCTCTCGGGCGCGCCGCCCGAGGAAGCGGTCTCCTGGGGGAAAATCAAGGACGAGGACGCCGAACCGAACTACACCCAGATAGAGGCCGAGGCCACCCTCGTCCTCCCGCTGCTCGTCGCCGGCGCGTTCGAGGACCCGCGAACAGAGTAA